GACGCCGGCTGCCGGTCCGTGATGCTGCTGCCGCCGAACGCCTACCGCGCCGACGAGCGTTCCGTCCTCGCCCACTACGAGGCGGTCGCCGAGGTGGGCGTCCCGGTCGTCGCGTACAACAACCCCATCGACACCAAGGTCGACCTGGTGCCCGAACTGCTCGCGAAGCTGCACGCGGAGGGGTACATCCACGGCGTCAAGGAGTTCTCCGGCGATGTCCGCCGCGCCTACCGGATCGCCGAACTCGCCCCCGAACTCGACCTGTTGGTCGGAGCCGACGACGTCCTGCTGGAGCTGGCCGTCGCGGGCGCCAAGGGCTGGGTGGCCGGCTACCCGAACGCGCTGCCCGCCGCGAGCGTCGAGCTGTACCACGCGGCCGTCGAGGGCGACCTCGACACGGCACGGCTGCTCTACCGCCGGCTGCACCCGCTGCTGCGCTGGGACTCCCAGGTCGAGTTCGTCCAGGCCATCAAGCTGTCCATGGACATCGTGGGCCGACACGGCGGGCGGGTGCGCCCACCGCGCGTCCCACTGCTGCCCGAGCAGGAGGCCATGGTCCGCGCCGCCACCGAGAAGGCCCTCGCCGCCGGTCTCGCCTGAGCGGCGCTCCTCGAGTGCGCCAAGTTCCCAGCGATCAGCAGGAGTTAGGGAGATCCCATGCGCAGCAGACTCGTCCTGCACGCCGTCGACTCGCACACCGAGGGCATGCCCACCCGGGTGATCACCGGCGGCATCGGGACCATCCCCGGCGCGACCATGAACGAGCGGCGGCTGTACTTCCGCGAGCACCGCGACGACATCAAGCGGCTTCTGATGAACGAGCCGCGCGGCCACTCCGCGATGAGCGGCGCCATCCTCCAGCCGCCCACCCGCCCGGACTGCGATTACGGCGTCCTCTACATCGAGGTATCGGGCTACCTCCCGATGTGCGGGCACGGCACCATCGGCGTGGCGACCGTCCTGGTGGAGACGGGCATGGTCGAGGTCGTCGAGCCCATCACCACGATCCGGCTCGACACCCCGGCCGGCCTCGTCGTCGCCGAGGTCGCGGTCGAGGACGGCGCCGCCCGCGCGGTCACGCTCAAGAACGTGCCGTCCTTCTCGGCGGGCCTCGACCGCAAGGCCACCCTGCCCGACGGCCGGACGGTGACGTACGACCTCGCGTACGGCGGCAACTTCTACGCCATCCTGCCGCTGGAGCGGTTCGGCCTGCCCTTCGACCGGTCGAGAAAGGAGGAGATCCTCGCCGCCGGACTGTCGCTGATGGCGGCCGTCAACGCCGAGGACGAGCCGGTCCACCCCGAGGACCCGTCCATCCGCGGCTGCCACCACGTCCACCTGTACGCGCCCGGCGCCACCGCCCGTCACTCGCGCCACGCCATGGCGATCCACCCCGGCTGGTTCGACCGCTCGCCCTGCGGTACGGGCACCAGCGCGCGCATGGCGCAACTGCACGCCCGCGGTGAACTCCCCCTGCACACGGAGTTCGTGAACGAGTCCTTCATCGGGACGCAGTTCACGGGACGACTGCTCGGCACGACCGAGGTCGCCGGAATCCCGGCGGTGCTGCCCAGCTTCGCCGGCCGCGCCTGGATCACCGGCACCGCCCAGTACCTCCTGGACCCGACCGACCCCTTCCCGGCGGGCTTCGTGCTCTAGAGATACTGATGTCACGTGACATTGCACAAACCCGCCATGCCGTACGAGGAGTCGACCCATGCCCGCCACGCGCAGCAGCGCACCCTCCGCCGCTCCCGCCGCCCTGCCCGTCCTCGGCGGCAAGAAGAGCAGCTATCGCGAGCGCGTCGCCGACGCCCTGCGGGCCGCGCTGATCGCGGGCGAACTGCGGGCCGGCGAGGTGTACTCCGCGCCGACGCTCGCCGCCCGCTTCGGCGTCTCGGCGACACCGGTGCGCGAGGCCATGCTCGACCTCGCCAAGGAGGGACTGGTCGACACGGTGCCCAACAAGGGCTTCCGGGTCACCGCGGTCTCCGAGAAGCAGCTCGACGAGTACACCCACATCCGCGCGCTGATCGAGATCCCCACCACCGTGCAGCTGGCCACCACCGCGGATCCGGTCTCCCTGGAGGCGCTGCGCCCGGCCGCCCGGGAGATCGTGACCGCGGCGGCGGCCGGTGACCTCATCGCCTACGTCGAGGCGGACATCCGCTTCCACCTCGGTCTGCTCGCCCTCGCGGGCAACGCCCACCTGGTCGAGGTCGTCGGCGACCTGCGCAAGCGCTCACGCCTGTACGGCCTCAACGCCCTGGCCGAGGCGGGCCGCCTCCAGGATTCCGCCGAGGAGCACCTCGAACTCCTCGACGCCCTTGTGGACCGCGACCCCGAGGCCGTACGGAGGGTCATGACCCGGCACCTGGGCCATGTCCGCGGCCTGTGGGCGGCCCACTAGGTTCGACTGGGCCAAGTGAGTGTTACGCAAGCAGTTTGCATTTCTTGCGCTATTCTTGCGCTCATGACGCGACGACTTGCTCAGGTGGCGAAGAAGGTCGGGGTCAGCGAGGCCACGGTCAGCCGGGTGCTCAACGGGAAGCCCGGTGTCTCCGACTCCACCCGACAGGCGGTGCTCTCTGCGCTGGACGTGCTCGGCTACGAGCGGCCCACCCAGCTGCGCGGTGAGCGAGCGCGGCTCGTGGGGCTCGTCCTGCCCGAGCTGCAGAACCCGATCTTCCCGGCGTTCGCCGAAGTGATCGGCGGGGCGCTCGCCCAGCTCGGGCTGACGCCGGTGCTCTGCACCCAGACCAAGGGCGGCGTCTCCGAGGCGGACTATGTGGAGCTGCTGCTCCAACAGCAGGTCTCCGGAGTGGTGTTCGCGGGCGGACTGTACGCGCAGGCCGACGCCCCGCACGAGCACTACCGGCAGCTCGCGGACCGCAACATTCCGGTGGTGCTGGTCAACGCGGCCATCGAGCACCTCGGCTTCCCGTGCGTCTCCTGCGACGACGCCGTGGCGGTCGACCAGGCCTGGCGCCACCTCGTCTCGCTCGGCCACGAGCGCATCGGTCTGGTGCTCGGGCCCGCCGACCACATGCCCTCGGCGCGGAAGCTGGCGGCGGCCCGCGCGATCGCGCCCGAGCTGCCCGACGCGCACATCGCGCGGGCCATGTTCTCGATCGAGGGCGGCCACGCGGCGGCCGCCCGGCTCATCGACCGCGGGGTCACCGGTTTCATCTGCGCCAGCGACCCGCTCGCCCTCGGTGTCGTGCGCGCCGCCCGTCGCAAGGGACTCGGCGTGCCCTCACAGGTGTCCGTCGTCGGCTACGACGACTCCGCGCTGATGAACTGCACCGAGCCGCCCCTGACCACCGTCCGCCAGCCCATCGAGTCGATGGGCCGGGCGGCCGTCGAGCTGCTCAACGCGCAGATCGGGGGAGCAGCGTGACCGCCGAAGAGCTTTTGTTCGAGCCGGAGTTGGTGGTCCGGGGGTCCACCGCGCAAGCGCCCCGCCTCTGAGATCCATTCTGCTGTCAAATAATTCCAGATTCTGCGCGACATCTTGCGGACCCTTGTCGGCGGTGCTTGAGTGTGCGGCGCCAGCACACGGCGGTGCGCCAGATCAAGGTGGCGTGCCCCCGTGGGCCTTCCTCGCTCCTGCCCAAAGGGGTCCACCGATGAGAAGTACCGGGTTCCGCCGTACCTTCGTCGTACTCACGGCGTCCGCCCTCGCGCTCACCGCCACCGCCTGCGGAGGCAGCAGCGACGGCTCCGCGGGTGGCAAGACCCGCATCGCGGTCAACTGCATGCCTCCGAAGAGCGCCAAGGTCGACCGCTCGTTCTTCGAGGCCGACATCAAGGCGTTCGAGAAGCAGAACCCGGACATCGACGTCGTCGCGCACGACGCGTTCCCCTGCCAGGACCCCAAGACGTTCGACGCCAAGCTCGCCGGCGGCCAGATGGAGGACGTCTTCTACACGTACTTCACCGATTCCAAGCACGTCGTCGACATCAACCAGGCCGCCGACATCACGTCGTACGTCAAGGACCTCAAGAGCTACGGCACCATCCAGCAGCAACTGCGCGACATCTACACCGTCGACGCTAAGATCTACGGGGTGCCGCGCACCGGCTACTCGATGGGACTCATCTACAACCGCAAGCTCTTCCAGAAGGCCGGTCTCGACCCCGACAAGCCCCCGGCGACCTGGGAAGAAGTGCGCGCGGACGCCAAGAAGATAGCCGCGCTCGGCGGCGGCACCGTCGGCTACGCCGACTACAGCGCCCAGAACCAGGGCGGCTGGCACTTCACCGCCGAGATGTACTCGCAGGGCGGCGACGTCGTCACGCCGGACGGCAAGAAGGCCAGTGTCGACACCCCGGAGGGCAAGGCCGTCCTGCAGAACCTGCACGACATGCGCTGGAGCGACAACTCCATGGGCAGCAAGCAGCTCCTCGTCATCAACGACGTCCAGCAGCTGATGGGCTCCGGCAAGCTCGGCATGTACCTCTCCGCGCCCGACAACATCCCGATCCTCGTCAAGGAGAAGGGCGGCAACTACGACGACCTCGCCCTCGCGCCCATGCCCGGCGGCAAGGGCACGCTCATCGGCGGCGACGGCTACATGTTCAACAAGAAGGACAGCCCCGAGCAGATCAAGGCCGGCCTGAAGTGGCTCGACCACATGTTCCTCACCCCCGGAAAGGGCTTCCTCGGCGACTACGCCCGCGCCAAGCAGAACAACGCCCCCGTCGGCCTCCCCGAGCCCCGGCTCTTCACCGGCGCCGCCGATGCGAAGGACCAGCAGGTCAAGAAGGCCAACGCCAATGTGCCCGTGAAGAACTACCAGGCCTTCCTGGACGGCAACCAGAGCCTGCAGATGAAGATCGAGCCGCCTCAGGCCCAGCAGATCTACTCGGTTCTCGACGGAGCCGTCTCCGCGGTCCTCACCAAGAAGGACGCGAACGTCGACCAGCTCCTGAAGGACGCCTCCGGGAAGATCGACTCCATCCTGGCCCGGGGCTGACCAGGCGTATGAAGACCGCATCGAAGCCCGTGGTGCTCCCTCCGGCCGCCGTCGGCGCGCCGGAGGTGCCGCGGTCGGCCGGGCGCCGGGCAGGGGGCCCATGGCGCCGGCGCCTGGCCGACCAGTCCCGCGCGTACGCCTTCCTCGTCGGCGGCCTGCTCTGCTTCGCGCTGTTCTCCTGGTACCCCGCGATCCGCGCGGTCGTGATCGCCTTCCAGAAGTACACGCCGGGCTCACCGCCCCAGTGGGTCGGCACCGCCAACTTCACCCGTGTCTTCCACGACCCGGAGTTCACCGCGGCCTGGCGCAACACGTTCACCTTCACGCTCCTCGCCCTGCTCATCGGCTTCGCGGTCCCGTTCGTGATGGCCCTGGTCCTCAACGAACTCCGCCACGCGAAGGCCTTCTTCAGGGTCGTGGTGTACCTGCCGGTGATGATCCCGCCGGTGGTCAGCGCCCTGCTGTGGAAGTGGTTCTACGATCCCGGAGCGGGCCTCGCCAACGAGGCACTGCGCTTTCTGCACCTGCCCACCTCGAACTGGTCCAACGGCGCCGACACCGCGCTCGTCTCCCTGGTCATCGTGGCGACCTGGGCCAACATGGGCGGCACGGTCCTGATCTACCTGGCCGCGCTCCAGGGCATCCCGGGGGAGCTGTACGAGGCGGCGGAACTGGACGGCGCGAACATCCTCCAGCGCATCCGGCACGTGACGATCCCACAGACCCGGTTCATCGTCCTCATGCTGATGCTGCTTCAGATCATCGCCACGATGCAGGTCTTCACCGAGCCGTTCGTCATCACCGGCGGCGGCCCCGAGAACGCCACGGTCACCGTCCTCTACCTCATCTACAAGTACGCGTTCCTCTACAACGACTTCGGCGGCGCGTGCGCGCTGAGCGTCATGCTCCTCGTGCTGCTCGGCCTCTTCTCCGCGGTCTATCTGCGGCTGACCCGCTCGTCGGGAGAGGAGTACTCATGAGCAGCGGCACCCGCACCCTGGTCTCCCCGCTCACCCTCGCCCGCCCCCGCGGCAAGGCCCTCTACTGGACCGTCTTCACGGCCGTCGTCCTGCTCTTCGCGCTCGCCTTCCTCTTCCCGGTCTACTGGATGGTCACCGGCGCGATGAAGTCCCCGGACGAGGTGACGCGGACCCCGCCGACCCTCGTGCCCCAGGCATGGCATCTCAGCGGCTACACCGACGCCTGGGACCTGATGGACCTGCCCACCCACCTGTGGAACACGGTGGTGCAGGCGGCCGGCGCCTGGCTGCTCCAGCTCGTGTTCTGCACGGCCGCCGCGTACGCCCTCTCCAAGCTGAAGCCGGCCTTCGGCAAGGTGATCCTCGGCGGCATCCTCGCCACCCTGATGGTCCCGGCGCAGGCGCTCGTCGTACCGAAGTACCTGACCGTCGCCGACCTCCCGCTGATCCACACCAGCCTGCTCAACGACCCGCTCGGCATCTGGCTGCCCGCCGTGGCCAACGCCTTCAACCTCTATCTCCTCAAGCGCTTCTTCGACCAGATCCCGCGCGATGTCCTGGAGGCCGCCGAGATCGACGGCGCCGGACGGCTGCGCACCCTCTGGTCCATCGTGCTGCCCATGTCCCGCCCCGTCCTGGGCGTCGTGTCGATCTTCGCCCTGGTCGCCGTCTGGCAGGACTTCCTCTGGCCGTTGATGGTCTTCTCCGACACCGACAAGCAGCCGATCAGCGTGGCCCTCGTCCAGCTGTCACAGAACATCCAGCTGACCGTGCTCATCGCCGCGATGGTGATCGCCAGCATCCCCATGGTCCTGATGTTCCTGGTGTTCCAGCGGCACATCATCGCCGGGATCAGCGCGGGCAGCACGAAGGGCTGACACCGACCCCGCAACAGAAAGGCAGGCACCGTGGGACAGCCCACCCATGCCCAGAACTGGTGGCGCTCCGCCGTCATCTACCAGGTGTACGTCCGCAGCTTCGCGGACGGCGACGGCGACGGCACCGGCGACCTCGCGGGGGTCCGCGCCAAACTCCCGTATCTCGCCGAACTCGGCGTGGACGCGCTGTGGTTCAACCCCTGGTACCTGTCCCCGATGAAGGACGGAGGCTACGACGTCGCCGACTACCGGGTCATCGACCCGGCCTTCGGGACGCTCGCCGAGGCGGAGAAACTCATCGCCGAGGCGAAGGAGCTGGGCATCCGCACGCTCGTCGACATCGTGCCCAACCACGTCTCCGACCAACACCCCTGGTTCCGGGCCGCCCTGGCCGGGGGACCCGAACGCGAACTCTTCCACTTCCGTCCCGGACGCGGCGAACACGGTGAACTCCCGCCCAACGACTGGCCGTCCCAGTTCGCGGGCTCCGCCGAGCCCGTCTGGACCCGGCTGCCCGACGGCACCTGGTACCTCCACCTGTTCACTCCCGAGCAGCCCGACCTCAACTGGGCGCACCCCGCCGTCCGCCAGGAACACGAGGAGATCCTGAGGTTCTGGTTCGAGCGCGGCGTGGCGGGCGTCCGCATCGACTCGGCCGCCCTGCTCGCCAAGGACCCGGACCTCCCCGACTTCGTCGAGGGCCGCGATCCGCATCCGTACGTCGACCGTGACGAGCTCCACGACATCTACCGCTCCTGGCGGACGATCGCCGACGCCTACGACGGCATCTTCGTCGGCGAGGTCTGGCTCCCCGACACCGAGCGCTTCGCCCGCTATCTGCGCCCCGACGAGCTGCACACCGCCTTCAACTTCTCCTTCCTGTCCTGCCCCTGGGACGCAGGGCGCCTGCGGACGTCCATCGACGAGACCCTCGCCGAACACGCGCCGGTCGGCGCGCCCGCCACCTGGGTGCTGTGCAACCACGACGTGACCCGCACGGTCACCCGCTACGGCCGCGCCGACAGCGGCTTCGACTTCGCCACCAAGGCCTTCGGCATCCCGACCGACCTCGCTCTGGGCACCCGCCGGGCCCGCGCCGGGGCCCTGCTCTCCCTCGCTCTGCCAGGCGCCGTCTACCTCTACCAGGGCGAGGAGCTGGGCCTGCCCGAGGCCGAGATACCCCGCGACCGCATCCAGGACCCGATGCACTTCCGCTCCGGCGGCACCGACCCGGGCCGGGACGGCTGCCGGGTCCCGCTCCCGTGGACGGCCGACGCGCCGTACGCGGGCTTCGGCGGCGAGCCCTGGCTGCCGCAGCCGAGCGGCTGGTCCGCGTACGCCGCCGACCTCCAGGCCGCCGACCCCGGCTCGATGCTCTCCCTCTACCGCGCGGCCCTGACGATCAGGCCGGAGTTCGGCGACGGCCCGCTCACCTGGCTGCACACGCCCGAGGGGGTACTCGCCTTCGCCCGGCCCGGGCAGGAGGGACGGCTGCTGTGCGTCGTGAACCTCGCGGACGCACCCGCCGACCTCCCCGCCCACTCCCGACTCCTCCTCGGCAGCGGTCCCCTGGACCCACAGGGGCGACTGCCGAAGGACACGGCGGTCTGGCTGCGCGGCTGAGACCGCGTCGGCTCATTACACCCAGGGCACCCTCGCTCGACTGAGGTGGAGGCGTAACTCAGGTGAGCGTCTTTTCGGGGGGACCGGTATCGCTCCCCCGCGCTTCGCCGCCTGGATCTGCTCGTAGACACGGGTCCGCAGCTCGGCGAAGCGCGGGGCGACCCGGGTGTGCAACTGGTCCCGCTCGTCCGGCAGATCGACCTTCGGCTGCTCCTGTACGACGGTGGGTGAGGCGGAGAGGATCAGGACCCGTTCGCCGAGGTACACGGCCTCGTCGATGTCGTGGGTGACGAACAC
This portion of the Streptomyces mirabilis genome encodes:
- a CDS encoding dihydrodipicolinate synthase family protein; translation: MTATENRPWRGVLVATALPLNDDLSVDYDRYARHCAWLVENGCDGVVPNGSLGEYQVLTPEERAKVVETAVSAIGGSRVMPGVAAYGSAEARRWAEQARDAGCRSVMLLPPNAYRADERSVLAHYEAVAEVGVPVVAYNNPIDTKVDLVPELLAKLHAEGYIHGVKEFSGDVRRAYRIAELAPELDLLVGADDVLLELAVAGAKGWVAGYPNALPAASVELYHAAVEGDLDTARLLYRRLHPLLRWDSQVEFVQAIKLSMDIVGRHGGRVRPPRVPLLPEQEAMVRAATEKALAAGLA
- a CDS encoding sugar ABC transporter permease gives rise to the protein MKTASKPVVLPPAAVGAPEVPRSAGRRAGGPWRRRLADQSRAYAFLVGGLLCFALFSWYPAIRAVVIAFQKYTPGSPPQWVGTANFTRVFHDPEFTAAWRNTFTFTLLALLIGFAVPFVMALVLNELRHAKAFFRVVVYLPVMIPPVVSALLWKWFYDPGAGLANEALRFLHLPTSNWSNGADTALVSLVIVATWANMGGTVLIYLAALQGIPGELYEAAELDGANILQRIRHVTIPQTRFIVLMLMLLQIIATMQVFTEPFVITGGGPENATVTVLYLIYKYAFLYNDFGGACALSVMLLVLLGLFSAVYLRLTRSSGEEYS
- a CDS encoding proline racemase family protein, with product MRSRLVLHAVDSHTEGMPTRVITGGIGTIPGATMNERRLYFREHRDDIKRLLMNEPRGHSAMSGAILQPPTRPDCDYGVLYIEVSGYLPMCGHGTIGVATVLVETGMVEVVEPITTIRLDTPAGLVVAEVAVEDGAARAVTLKNVPSFSAGLDRKATLPDGRTVTYDLAYGGNFYAILPLERFGLPFDRSRKEEILAAGLSLMAAVNAEDEPVHPEDPSIRGCHHVHLYAPGATARHSRHAMAIHPGWFDRSPCGTGTSARMAQLHARGELPLHTEFVNESFIGTQFTGRLLGTTEVAGIPAVLPSFAGRAWITGTAQYLLDPTDPFPAGFVL
- a CDS encoding glycoside hydrolase family 13 protein — encoded protein: MGQPTHAQNWWRSAVIYQVYVRSFADGDGDGTGDLAGVRAKLPYLAELGVDALWFNPWYLSPMKDGGYDVADYRVIDPAFGTLAEAEKLIAEAKELGIRTLVDIVPNHVSDQHPWFRAALAGGPERELFHFRPGRGEHGELPPNDWPSQFAGSAEPVWTRLPDGTWYLHLFTPEQPDLNWAHPAVRQEHEEILRFWFERGVAGVRIDSAALLAKDPDLPDFVEGRDPHPYVDRDELHDIYRSWRTIADAYDGIFVGEVWLPDTERFARYLRPDELHTAFNFSFLSCPWDAGRLRTSIDETLAEHAPVGAPATWVLCNHDVTRTVTRYGRADSGFDFATKAFGIPTDLALGTRRARAGALLSLALPGAVYLYQGEELGLPEAEIPRDRIQDPMHFRSGGTDPGRDGCRVPLPWTADAPYAGFGGEPWLPQPSGWSAYAADLQAADPGSMLSLYRAALTIRPEFGDGPLTWLHTPEGVLAFARPGQEGRLLCVVNLADAPADLPAHSRLLLGSGPLDPQGRLPKDTAVWLRG
- a CDS encoding GntR family transcriptional regulator, whose protein sequence is MPATRSSAPSAAPAALPVLGGKKSSYRERVADALRAALIAGELRAGEVYSAPTLAARFGVSATPVREAMLDLAKEGLVDTVPNKGFRVTAVSEKQLDEYTHIRALIEIPTTVQLATTADPVSLEALRPAAREIVTAAAAGDLIAYVEADIRFHLGLLALAGNAHLVEVVGDLRKRSRLYGLNALAEAGRLQDSAEEHLELLDALVDRDPEAVRRVMTRHLGHVRGLWAAH
- a CDS encoding extracellular solute-binding protein, with the translated sequence MRSTGFRRTFVVLTASALALTATACGGSSDGSAGGKTRIAVNCMPPKSAKVDRSFFEADIKAFEKQNPDIDVVAHDAFPCQDPKTFDAKLAGGQMEDVFYTYFTDSKHVVDINQAADITSYVKDLKSYGTIQQQLRDIYTVDAKIYGVPRTGYSMGLIYNRKLFQKAGLDPDKPPATWEEVRADAKKIAALGGGTVGYADYSAQNQGGWHFTAEMYSQGGDVVTPDGKKASVDTPEGKAVLQNLHDMRWSDNSMGSKQLLVINDVQQLMGSGKLGMYLSAPDNIPILVKEKGGNYDDLALAPMPGGKGTLIGGDGYMFNKKDSPEQIKAGLKWLDHMFLTPGKGFLGDYARAKQNNAPVGLPEPRLFTGAADAKDQQVKKANANVPVKNYQAFLDGNQSLQMKIEPPQAQQIYSVLDGAVSAVLTKKDANVDQLLKDASGKIDSILARG
- a CDS encoding carbohydrate ABC transporter permease; protein product: MSSGTRTLVSPLTLARPRGKALYWTVFTAVVLLFALAFLFPVYWMVTGAMKSPDEVTRTPPTLVPQAWHLSGYTDAWDLMDLPTHLWNTVVQAAGAWLLQLVFCTAAAYALSKLKPAFGKVILGGILATLMVPAQALVVPKYLTVADLPLIHTSLLNDPLGIWLPAVANAFNLYLLKRFFDQIPRDVLEAAEIDGAGRLRTLWSIVLPMSRPVLGVVSIFALVAVWQDFLWPLMVFSDTDKQPISVALVQLSQNIQLTVLIAAMVIASIPMVLMFLVFQRHIIAGISAGSTKG